Proteins from a single region of Stutzerimonas stutzeri:
- a CDS encoding chemotaxis protein CheB yields MSEVLSARIAVLADTSLQRHVLQQALTGSGYQVVLNNDPARLEPADLDNTEADLWLVDLAQTEDSPLVDALLERDTTRVLFGEGRAPERHSEFYPRWERSLFSKLKCLVGDPSRAVGPRLEVLQGEGQRPERLTLPAVLADSALVAGEPATQIWLLAASLGGPEAVKAFLDALPGGLPIGFIYAQHIEASFESALSQAVGRHSQWQVKQVRPGEPVRCGEVVIAPISEELGFEANGSTRLNGRCWPEPYSPSIDQMMLNLAQQFGERCGVIAFSGMGSDGSAAAAYMLRQGGKVWTQRADSCACSSMPDNLREGGYSSYSGDPRELAQALVNHLVNQTGVSARSFQRENS; encoded by the coding sequence ATGTCTGAAGTCCTGTCCGCACGCATCGCGGTTCTCGCCGATACCTCGCTGCAGCGCCATGTGCTGCAGCAGGCCCTGACCGGCAGTGGCTATCAGGTGGTGTTGAACAATGATCCGGCGCGCCTTGAGCCCGCTGACCTCGATAACACCGAGGCCGATCTATGGCTGGTTGATCTTGCCCAGACCGAAGATTCGCCGCTCGTGGATGCGTTGCTCGAAAGGGATACCACTCGGGTACTGTTCGGGGAAGGACGTGCGCCGGAGCGACATTCGGAGTTCTACCCGCGCTGGGAACGTAGCCTGTTCAGCAAGCTAAAGTGCCTCGTGGGTGATCCATCGCGCGCAGTGGGGCCACGTCTGGAGGTGTTGCAGGGTGAAGGACAGCGCCCCGAGCGATTGACATTGCCGGCGGTGCTGGCCGATAGCGCGCTGGTTGCCGGTGAGCCGGCAACACAGATTTGGTTGCTGGCCGCTTCGCTGGGGGGGCCGGAGGCTGTAAAGGCCTTTTTGGATGCCCTGCCTGGCGGCCTGCCGATTGGTTTCATTTACGCACAGCACATCGAAGCCAGCTTCGAGTCGGCGTTATCCCAGGCCGTTGGCCGACATAGCCAGTGGCAGGTTAAGCAGGTCCGACCAGGCGAGCCCGTGCGTTGTGGCGAAGTGGTCATAGCGCCGATCAGCGAGGAGCTGGGTTTCGAGGCCAACGGCAGTACGCGGCTGAATGGCCGTTGCTGGCCTGAGCCTTACAGCCCCTCTATCGACCAAATGATGCTGAATCTGGCTCAGCAGTTCGGCGAGCGTTGCGGTGTGATCGCGTTCAGCGGAATGGGTAGCGATGGCAGTGCCGCAGCCGCTTACATGCTGCGCCAGGGCGGCAAGGTCTGGACGCAGCGCGCCGATTCCTGTGCGTGTTCCAGCATGCCGGACAACCTTCGCGAAGGTGGCTACAGCTCGTACAGCGGTGATCCGCGCGAACTGGCACAGGCTCTGGTCAATCATTTGGTGAATCAGACTGGCGTTTCAGCTAGGTCTTTTCAACGGGAAAATTCATGA
- a CDS encoding chemotaxis protein CheW — MSQMVVSPDAQSSLTGLLMPLADRMLLMPNVAVAELIPYRAPQPVQGMPEWFLGQVQWRDLSLPLLSFEAASSGQPQPVGSAARVAVLNAVGGRDHVKFIALLVQGIPHSIKVDASLARADVALAPLELDAVNLGDVQARIPDLIGLEQKLADAGLI, encoded by the coding sequence ATGAGTCAGATGGTCGTTTCACCGGATGCACAGAGCAGCCTCACTGGGCTACTGATGCCGCTTGCCGATCGCATGCTGCTGATGCCCAACGTCGCGGTCGCCGAGCTGATTCCCTATCGCGCCCCACAACCGGTGCAGGGCATGCCAGAGTGGTTCCTAGGGCAGGTGCAATGGCGTGATTTGAGCCTGCCACTGCTGTCGTTCGAGGCGGCCTCCAGTGGTCAGCCCCAGCCGGTCGGCAGCGCTGCACGGGTTGCCGTACTCAATGCGGTCGGCGGCCGTGATCACGTCAAGTTCATCGCGCTGCTGGTGCAGGGTATCCCGCACTCGATCAAGGTCGATGCAAGCCTCGCGCGCGCTGATGTTGCACTTGCACCGTTGGAGTTGGACGCGGTCAATCTTGGCGATGTGCAGGCACGAATCCCCGATTTGATCGGTCTGGAACAGAAACTGGCCGACGCTGGCCTGATCTGA
- a CDS encoding 16S rRNA (uracil(1498)-N(3))-methyltransferase, with protein MRLSRFFIDAPLSLGRHSLPEASAHYISRVLRLSSGSAVQLFDGSGAEFRGELAEVGKKTVTVELQEYLAGMLESPLRIHLGQGLSRGERMDWAIQKATELGVAQITPIVSERCEVRLNDERVDKRLAHWRQIAISACEQCGRSVLPLIHAPVSLRDWLTLEADLKLVLHPVAEPLVSHAKPQTLAFLIGPEGGLSESEVAQAADQGFQPARLGPRVLRTETAPVVALSVAQQLWGDF; from the coding sequence ATGCGCCTATCACGCTTCTTCATCGACGCCCCCCTTTCCCTTGGCCGGCACTCACTGCCCGAAGCCTCCGCTCACTACATCAGCCGGGTATTGCGGCTTTCGTCCGGCAGCGCGGTTCAGCTGTTCGATGGCAGTGGCGCGGAGTTCCGCGGTGAACTGGCTGAAGTGGGCAAGAAAACCGTCACCGTCGAGCTCCAGGAATATCTAGCGGGGATGCTCGAATCACCGTTGCGCATTCATCTCGGCCAGGGGCTGTCCCGAGGCGAGCGGATGGACTGGGCCATTCAGAAAGCCACCGAGCTCGGCGTAGCGCAGATCACACCTATTGTCAGCGAACGCTGTGAAGTTCGCCTCAACGACGAGCGGGTCGATAAACGCCTGGCCCACTGGCGCCAGATCGCGATCAGCGCCTGCGAGCAATGCGGACGATCGGTGCTGCCGCTCATCCACGCGCCGGTCAGCCTGCGTGACTGGCTGACGTTAGAAGCAGATCTGAAGCTGGTGCTGCACCCAGTGGCTGAGCCACTGGTGAGCCACGCGAAGCCGCAGACGCTGGCATTCCTGATCGGTCCGGAAGGAGGTTTGAGCGAAAGTGAAGTCGCGCAGGCCGCGGACCAAGGGTTCCAGCCCGCGAGACTCGGGCCGCGGGTTCTGCGCACCGAGACCGCGCCAGTGGTAGCCTTGAGCGTCGCGCAGCAGCTCTGGGGTGATTTCTAA